The nucleotide window GATAGTATAGGATATCTCTCAGGAAATCGCATTTATCAGCCCCTTCTGAACACACATCAGGATGTGGTTATATACTAAATGTCAGTTTGTGGGACCTTGTGCCATGCTCATCATTTACATACTGGGGGGTGGAAAGGAAGTGCCTAGACGGAGAGCACGTGGAGGACCTCAGCAGAAAATGGTGCTTGGGTCTCAGTTCAGTGAGCAGACACAGGATACAGAAAGCTGCGCTCTGCATCTAAATGATCGCATGCCACAACTCCCATTATGACCTTAATATGAGGCAGCAGTCTATTGTGTGTAATAGACTATTTACCAATAATATAAAGTACAGCATTCCTTTGAAAAGCTCTAAACATATTTATTGGCAATTGTTTTAAACTATAGttccgcttaaaaaaaaaaaagtaaacagcatGATTGCATGTTCCTTCTTGTTAATTAAAAGCAAGTCTGTTCCATATTTCTCAttgttgtatataaataaaatgcaaacaatacatACTACGGACATTGCTTTAAAGAgtcgtttttttattttttattccatgcAAAGCTCCACGATCTGGCTTAGCTGCCAAGTACTTCATTGATGTTGGAGGTATGTATTTTTAAGTCTATAAGAACATTAAACACTATTGAATTTGCTTGAGATCTGTGAAGTAGCTTAATGATTTGAGCAGAAAGTTTGTTTTCTGTATCTAATGCTGAGGACACGCTGTATGTGATGGTCTGCTGTTTTATCGCTTCCTGTAAGGAAGCTGCAATGTGATCTGACTGTAACATCACAGTCATTAATACCTTCAAGAAAATCTCTCAAAAGTTTATgttcatatcatttttttttccaaaatatttcccTTATTGCTGGTTGATTTCCATAAGTGATTACTTGTCagggaaaaatattttaccagtgcTTTTCTGTTTTCCCTGAGTAATAGGAGCCATTTGTATTAACTGTGAATATATGGTGAGTAGAGAAGGTCAGTGTGGTCATATGTGACTTTTATGGAAATGAAAAACTCAGGCactaaaaaggtaaaagaaatctGCCACACTATATACAGGCACACCACTGTCCTTTAAAAAATATCAGCTGCCTTGCTGTTATAACAAAGTGTAAACCTTCCCCTGAACTGTTTGGTTTGAGAGGCATTCCTCCCCAAGCATTATCCAATCAGGTGAGAGTGCAATATAACTCACTATAACATTTAAATGAGAGGTCCCCGAGCCGTTGCCATTGAAATGGGGGCCGCAGATGACCGAGGCAGGAGTGCCAGCGGTCCTCCTTACGCTGCTCTGCAGCTAATGACAGGTGGTCTGCTGAATGACAGAGCAGTATATGTAAGGCTTGCACTGCTCTGCTATTCTCTAACTCCTTCATCTTTCAGCACGCTGGTTCTCTTACACTTCTCTGCTTTTCTCAGGTCGTGTGCTGACAGCAGggggagctgctgagaatagcagatcTGTGTAGCTGTGACATCCGTTTCCTACCCTGGGCCATGGCAAAATTTAATGGTACGGGGCTGTGCAGTTAGAAAGGTGGTCATgaccacaaatataaataatacacattaaCTCAAAGGGCAACTTCCTTGAAAATATGCTCAGGGCAACAAGGTCCTGCTTTCTGTCCTCCATAGAGGGGGTCTACTTTCCTCCCTCACTTTACAGTCGAGGGTGAGCATTCAGACAGGACAGCAGTGCAGAGCTACAACCCCCTGTTTTTCCCCCTTCAGAAGGATCAGCTGCCATCCGGATCATGAACGTTAATCTTTACCAACAATCAACCCCTGGACCAGTTCTACCTCTGAAAGTATACTAGCGAGAAATACAGCAAAGCCTGTTATGTCGAAGGTGTCAATAacagaccttaaaaaaaaaataaaataaaaaaaaaaaaatcaatgcagctTCACAAATTAAATAGTGAAGTTGTTCTTTAAAAACTCTCATCCCCCACACCACCATTATGAACTGCAGCCTGCCAGGTAAATACCTTCCTCCCTGTGCCAGCAATCTTCACTGTGATGTTCTTTATAGCCTCTCTTTTGAAAACATCCCTGCCGTCCCCTCTTCTTAGTGTGTCTGTCCCCTGCTGCCTTAAAGTAGTCACTATGCCAATGCCTGGATCGTCAGTGTCTTTCTAGAGAGGATGAAGCAATGGACATCTATTAGTATGAATGATCCTAATAGCAATGCATACAGCAGTAGCTGAACTGAACTAAAATGGATGTGTTTTAATATTAGTTGGGAATTATCTTTTACATATGCTTTTCTAATATcagatgaaatatataatattttgctttttattttgtattatggttATGCTGTATACAGTAAGTTTTCTGTTAGCcgggaaatattttgttttccaaagaTTTTGAATACTCTATAGAAATGAGCACAATACAACATTGTGCTCCCTTCCACAGCTGGAAGGCGTAGGCAGCTTTTAGAGCCAAGAGACTGACACAGAAGGAGCTTGCTTCTGAGGGCCATCAAATTAACCTGCCAGCATCAATGTGACTTTTTTTCCACTGATGGCTGCAATGGGCTTTCCACCCATATTACACAATGTGAAATGACATTCTGCATCACATAGGCAATTCAGTATAGATGCCTGGCCCTCCTGTTGTGAGGAGCACTTTTTTCCTCCAAGGAGGTTATATTTTACTCTGGGTGTGTTTCTCagtgatacattttcttttattatttcacagCACATGCCACATTTCAAGTTAACTCCTTTGTTTCCCTTTACATTTAGCTGGAGTCATTGATGAAGACTACAGAGGAAACGTGGGTGTTGTGTTGTTTAATTTTGGCAAAGAATCCTTTAAAGGTTTGTAGGCTTATACGGTGTTCAAGAATCCACTTCTGTAATGTTGCTTACTAATGAAAATTTCCTGCATGTTTCTGTCCTGAAAGATTTGTAATGGGTTTCCAAGTGTATCCACATTAAGCAAAACTTTGTGGACAGTGAGCAAGGATTGTGTTATTTGTTCATCATACAGTCTGTGTACGAGGCCAAAATGTTGTATCAATGGAGCAGACATATTGCAGGTAACAACCAATAAGCTTTCAGATAAGCTCTTATAttcctggaaaacaaaaaaaataggtagCTGTAAGCAGCAATTACAGTTTTACTTCATTTAACATTAAACTGGCAATGTTTTCAGTGGTACTTACAATGTAACAAATAGCACAAAGCTTGAATCTTATCATGGAATACCCAGTGTGCCCttctcattaaaatataaagttttgcgGGTGGATTTTTCAGGTTCCAAGCCTAAAGCCAagctaaagtcaaaataaaaacaaaacctttccTTTAATCCCATAGGTCTGTTGATTCATTGGGCCcggaggaagcaccaggtgccgGCATGTTTTTCGTTCTTTTTCAGTGTTGTTCTTTGTACGTCACTcgattttgcactgcacaggtgtgtgatcgggtgacgtagagtagggaaaagattgccgatctcactgcatgcgtgagatctgaaattttttttctcccatcaAAGAAAGGCCTccttctgcgcagaaggagcatccaagagtctcttgggtgttgcacctaaaagtAAATAGAattgtttactttatatgaaatggttgtctacccttttatgtaaaatacaaattttgagtttaggtcatcTTGAATGATCCCCTCCAATAAGCGTGTCGCTGGACATGCTACTCACTTAACAACCAAGTTCCATTTCTGGGACTTGGTTGTTAAGATAATTAGTTGTAAAGTGAGGAGCACAGTTTTTAGAGCTGCAATCATACATTTTCTGAAGTACTGACAGTCTGCAAGACCCAGATCAAGGACAGTGTCGAACAGTGCCCAGGATAGAGTACAGACAGTGTGCCACTGTAAAGTTGATGTAAAGCGTATTAGTTGGAGACCCTGTAGTCTGAGCCATAGTTAAAGCAGGTAAGTTGGAAAGTGAGGAATATCTGTACTGTGCTGCTTGTTTCAGTGGGCCTTAATGTCAATGATCTCCAGAATAACAGAATACACTGCATCTTTTGCAGAGTTTTAGGTTGACAACATGAATGTTTGCATACTGCTACCAAAATCACAGCACATTGTCAAATCTTTGTACTTGtgcaaaaaaattttataaaaaaaaaaaaaaaaagtaattccgGGCtagtatgtaaaaaatgtaggaaTCAATACTAAATACTTCTATTTTTATGTGTTACGTACAATTGTGCTTTATGTTTGCTACTTTAATAGCTGGATAATAAACTCCTTTTATTCTCCCCTTAGTTAATAAAGGTGACAGAGTTGCTCAGTTGATCTGTGAACGAATTACATACCCAGATTTGGAGGAGGTTAAGGTGAGTTATATTAAATCATCTATAAAGAAATGCAATTTTggattatagaaaaaaaaatatataggccTGTGAGTTTTTGTTTATAATACAGAATTACTTAATAAATGAAAACTACAGAATTATCAATAAAACTCACTGATcatataaaaactaaataattacttttatattaagTACTTTTTCGATTAATCTTACCTGAAGATCCTGACAGGTGCATTACTTCTGACTTTAGAGTTTCTAAAAGACTCAGACGGACAGGCCAAAGATTATAAAGCTCTTCCAATGGGGGCTGGTAGTGTTATGTTCTTGTATTGTACACTTAGTACAGCCTCTTGTGTAAATCCTTCTTTCTAATAGAAGTCACTGTAGGCCCCCAGGGACTATGCATATAGTCTCCCCTTGGTGCATGCTATCCTTCCCACACATCCTTTTATTCTGCTTATCTGTCCTACTTGGTAATGCTTGTCATCAACTCTGGGAGGATGAAGAAGGTAATACAGGTTACTGGTTTACTTCAAAGGGTGTGTTTAAAAAGCATTGAATCTGATATTACATGATGGAGAACAAAGGCAATTAACCtagaagattttccaccagggaaaaGTTTCAGGGGATGTCAGATTTCAAAGTGTTCTCCACCGGCAACTTATCCATACCCCTGGTCCACTGggactgtaaaaataaaatgacggTCATGTGACTaatgctgcatacacacattcaatatttgttggaaacaatctttcaaaatcctttcctacgacaaaagactgaaatagcTCAGTACATaaagcgctgttctgctctatgaagaggggagaacgatggagcgccCCCCCACTgctctctcttcccttcacttgcattactatcgttcgtggatctgtcaggacggatccatgtgCAGCGAGTGCTGTAAACATGCTatattctcatccgatatcagtcctgaggcgattatcggttGGGAATcatttgccgtgtgtacgtagcctaaaagtCTATTTTTCATGACCTATAACAATGAGGCGCTTGGTGTGTCTTTGGTATACTGTATACCCTGTGTGGTTGTGAAACTTAGAATTTACATCTACTTTGAATATTAGCTCACATTTGAATACTTTGATTTTGAGAACCTTACTTTATTTGATTACAGACTCTGGATGAGACAGAACGAGGTGCTGGTGGCTTTGGATCAACTGGTAAAAACTGAGCTCGctgttaaaataatgaaatattagtaaCATTAGATGTACATAGAATTGTCcatttgtggtatttttttatggaaataaaggcaaatacaaaaaatgtcattttgtttacTACAGTTTGTATAGTATACATTTTATAGTCTAGCTTCCTAAAAGGCTCTCGGTGGAAcctagttatatatattataattaagaATTTCTAGGAGCTGTTTAACATAATTTTAGGTAATATCTAATGGTGTGGAATGGTTGTGAAGTGGTACATACACTCAGTTTAAGTGGAACGCAGAcattccctttaatttttttaaggacTAGTACATATATGGCAAGGATACGGACGGGGTTTCCCAACCAGCTGGGCCACCAAATAAAATTtggttagttccacttttaaaacatttctatcaggcaggtcattatttcaTTAAGGGACAGGTcatgttgcttctgcaataattgGGTCTTCTCTGCCTATGGATGTCGGGATTTAATAATCCCCCTTTCACCTGCACAGCAGTTATATCATCCTGGTCCAGTCCAACATGATGGCTGAAGATAGCGGTGCCCTGTAACGGAATAGGGACAGTGGGTATAGCTTAGAGTTTGATTTTGCTtcaatatagataaaaatattgcCACTTCTTTAGGGGCTGCCGTTACTGatcttataaaatatttgttgtctGTCTTTCTCTCTTTATTCCTTTTAGATGATAGTTTGCTTGCAGCAAATATCAGTAAAAAGCACTCATTTGCATTCTTGAGGGTATTTATGAGGGCAACACGGGCAGTCCTTATCACTTGCACACATCAGGTTTCTAATAACTACCTCTTTTCTTGCTATTCAAAAACGTAGTCCAGATCAACTATCAAAGATCCTGCTTGGGAAAAAATCCTATGCTTTATCAACTTCTATGGGATGGAAAGGTGTGCAGGGCTGCCAGTAGCAATTTACAGACATAATATGCAAAACATATAGAATGGTTTCATTACATAGCACAAGACTACAGAAAGTtgtcaggtgatttttttttttttttttttttcatttacaaataaatgcatttcctAAATAAAGGAGTTATGTTTAAATAATGAATGCTATGCTATGAATTTATAGCACTCTGGTTATTGTTGCCATCGCCCACTAGATGGTGTGTTTGTCCTACATCTCATACAGCCCAAAAAATGTCTTTGCTAAAGCTGTTGCTGATAGTAATAAATGCATGATTAAAAACAGACATCGTTATGGATAGAAACAACTCTTAGATGTGATTTAGGCTTGCAACATTGTTTGCGTAATCGTGTTTCCATATGGGAGACTCCCTTTGTCCTTCtggattttattaaatatgttctttttccCTAATTGATCTGTTTCTAAAATCCTGCGGTGTCTAAGAAGACACTTTTATATTCCATATTGGTGAGGTACAAGTCCAGCAAGTTGTAGACATAAATAAGAATAAAGCTGTGTAGACTATCACCCATATTAACCTGATTTGTATTCCAAAACCATCATTTCAAGCAAACCTTGCTTTCTGGTTAACTAGAACCCTTGCAGTTTAGTATTGCCACTGTTCTCAATATCTGTATTGTGTTCTATTGTGTTTTGGATTTAACATGGTTAAATAAGTTTCAGTTTTAACTACATTTCATTGACCCTGCCTATTCCTGTACTGTCAGACCTTCTCCTGTAAGAATAACAGTGTCCTTTTATTTGGTAGAGAGCAGCCTGATATTTTTGGCTGAACCATTACTTTTGATTTGCATAAATTTGTGACctcaagtaaaagaaaaatgaatgcttGCTTCAGTGGCCATTCAAAGTTCAGCCGTGTATACCTGCAAGAAGAGTTTAGAAGAGTTTCTTGTGGCAGAACATGATATCAAGCTGGCACATTTCTTTGGTAAAGGGAAATGTAAACGCATTTTTctaaaaactaaataatttatttggcaTTGACTGCAAATGTTTCAAATAGTAATTAACTCCAAAATGGTTGTAATTAGACATTAGTTGTGTACTCatgttataaataattatttaaatgtgtgtgtttattttaaaaacggAGAAGCCGCACTTGCTAAGCATTTGCtgtaaaaatgctagttgcttggttgCCATGCTAATGCTCTGGTTTCAGTCTTTGAGCTAGAGCATAGGTTCCCAACGGCTGCGGTACCACCCACCGGTTGGTGCTAAAGAAATCTAAAGGGGTGCATTTCTTGTCCTAAACATATTAAGGACCAACCGCTGCCACCTTGGGCAATATGTACCGGGATCACCCCCTTTCTCTCCCCCCATCCCACCACAAGCTTTTCCTCCTCCGTTTGATCCACATCATTTGCATATGGCGTGGCTCAAAAGTGCGCTGTCCTCTGGGGGCGGGATGGACAAGTGTCCTGTCTCGTGTATGCGCATCTCATATCTTTTTTAATAGGATTATGCTTCAGTCTGAGCTCTCCGAGAGTGGGCATCTTCTATAGACTTCGCTATCCCTGCccagaatagcttacaatctaagaggtggtcaCACAATGGAAGAATCACACAATGGGTAGGttgtgagggttttaggagaaaGACGaccggtaggcaagtttggaaaaaaaaaatgggttttgagtgctctttaaatgagtagaaagtaggcgCAAGAGATTGGGAAATGTGATTTATAATTTTGCTGCATACATACCAGATATAGCCAAGTTACTAGTGTTTTCAGAATTCAGCAGAATGTTTACCTGTGATTGTTTTAAAACATGGAGTTGGATGATGCTGACCTTATTCCATTTTGACATCATAGAGGTTCCTGGCTGCCCCCTGCCAAGCTTTATAGAACCCAAAAGACTGAGCTCTTAACTAAGAGCAGGTTGTCCTGAACCTGCCCCCTATGGGGACTTTACAATGGCACCCTGACTCATGATGTGTCATCCTGCAGAATACTAGGGTTATGTGCTTGACCGGGCTGGAAAAGTCCCCTGAAGCATCTTCTGACTGCTGCAGATCCTCGAAGAGAGCACTTGGCTGGAGGACAGAACTGTCAGTCATGACAATGGGATATGTAGTGTTCCTGGCTCCCTTTTTCAGATTTGTGTATAATTCTGCTTCAGATGacccttttatttataaagtccaCCTGAGATCAGGAAACAAAGATTAAAGACTATTGTAAGATCAATTGTAAATGTTTGgctacatgtgcaataattgtcgttagaaaacgaacaattaacgaTGATCAATGAACattttgaaggatcgtattgtgtacaattctgtacatgctgaaacaatacaatcattcaaatataatccaccaataacgtacacacgctagatactatcgtttgaacgatgcaggaaatgacatgtacaggagaaagtgtatcacagaacaatccacgatcgctgaacaaccgtacacacaatagatagcgaacagtCGTTGcccaattattgcacgtgtgtatgtagcctttctcctgtgttaggactacagctaaatgtatactttaaaaactGTTTCTATGGTACTGTGGCGGGAAGCATGGTGGCATCAAAATTTGTGTAAGAATTCTATTGATTGCATATATTATAAGTAGTATCCAAATAATATGCCCTGCCTCTGAAGCAATTATAACTACATAACTTTCATGTTTATCATAATACAACTGATCTgaattagtgttctccccagcccctattagctgggtgcaccacccacctacaatttcttcccacccagcttcaaaaaaaattctgggttgaacactcaTCTATTGTACTTTATTTGTTCCCATGAACACAGTTTTGAATGGAATTCCTTGAGAGCAAATTGGGTTTTGACTTGGAACATGAGTGAAGAAAACATGACCGGAGATTAATAAACACTTGAATTGTTCCCAAGTGAAACACCCAAGTCGCCCTTACCATGAATCCAGTGCCTTTTGGCAGAATGCTGGTGCCATATGTTCAAATTACAGAATCACTGTGAGCCAAAGGCAACACATTTCCCAATAGCTTGTGTGAAATGACTAAGCAGTACATTCATATATAATGACTCAGGTGCCTATTGCGATTTTTCCCTCATAAAATGTTTTCTCCATCTATGTATCTCATGCCCAGTTTTAGTGTGGCCACAGAGTATTTCAGAGTTTATAGTTTTTTTGGACATGGCTACTAATGGATTTCACATCAGTAATACATTTATCTCTTGAAATTGTATTGAATTAGGAATAaacagtgcaagaaaaaaaaaatctaaaagcaaaTGTTGAAGGAGATGTTATTGTCTGGATGTGGTAAAGACCTAATAAAACCATTTTCACATGTACTTTTTGTGAGGTAACATGAAATTACTATATGTTATGCTATATATGTCCTCACACctatttactgatttttttaagtaaatatgaactaatttttttttggccaaaaagTCTCTTTTTTTACTCTCTCATTGGCACAAAGCAAACTTGAATTTATAGGAAGagccttatatatttatataatctcTCTCTTTTCATTGTCCTATGCCTTCCTCTATGCAAATAGGTTTCGATGTGGgatatgcaggttttctagtaCGAATATTTCCGTAGTGGTTGAACTCTTTGACTTGTACCtgtttttcaacctgactagCTATGTAACTTTGTGTGAGAAAGGCACAACCAAAGTGAAGAAATGATTGACCAGTACCTGCCATCCTTAaaagaagaggtcagcaatggtttCCTGTGTGAATCTTGCATAACAGATTCCATATAGCTACTGTATGTTCAACTACATTTTTTCAGACCCCTTTTGTATGGTAAAATGGAATTTTGTAGTCACTGTTGTCCATTTCTTCTTTTGTAGTTATGAACTTTAACCACAACATCTTGAAACCTATGTCCATTCTTACTACTGAAACCTAGCAAATCAGAAACCTTGTATAGGCTGGTCTCTGTAaattttgaccttggcttgttttgaCTTCATATCATATTGTACTAAAGTAGACAACTAGTTTGTCAGTTTTGCCATGCATTCTTCCTTAGCAGAATTTGGATtccacatttaatattttacattgcaaatgTGTTCCTAGTTTTGGTGTTTCCTAAATGGCCAAAGAGCTTAGGGACTATTCCCTGTTTCATCTAGAACAAAAAGTgtaatgagtatttttttatgtatatatttacacatacactTTTTGGAGAGGTACAGTTtatgaaagtaaaaacaaaaatgcatgacTTACCAGCTCAAGGTACTATAGGGTTTGTGGGGCCTcctattaaagaaatataaaagtgtaCCTTTCCTGTAGATGCCGTTTCATACAAAATGTAGAAACACATaattccaccccccccccccccaaaaaaaaaaaaccgtccGAAAAGGATCTCATTCTGATCTTTATTAGTGTGATTTTTGAACTAGGGTAGGGCCACTCGGAGTGGCTTACTATAGACAAATTTCTCAAAAAATTGTAACTTGGAAAGGCTAGTACATACATCCAGATAAGTTGTTTGTTTCACCAAACCCCTGACCAATGTGACCTGATATCCTTGTTAGTTCTAATTGGGTTTGAAACAGTTCGAAGGAAGCTATGATCTGTAAAAATATTTGATGGTCTATGGTGGGACTACCTGTTTTATCCCTTGTAAAAGATGGGTTTCAGTCCCACCTTTATAAATCTAACCAGTTGGTATTATGTTCCCTCTGCTTAAATAACATTAGTGGATTTTAAATCCCATTTACTACAAA belongs to Pyxicephalus adspersus chromosome 2, UCB_Pads_2.0, whole genome shotgun sequence and includes:
- the DUT gene encoding deoxyuridine 5'-triphosphate nucleotidohydrolase, mitochondrial isoform X2 codes for the protein MPLTPVSSSPAKRPKEDEDVSEKTVLRFAKLSENAFTPTRGSSRAAGYDLYSAYDYVIPPSDKAIVKTDIQICVPRGCYGRVAPRSGLAAKYFIDVGAGVIDEDYRGNVGVVLFNFGKESFKVNKGDRVAQLICERITYPDLEEVKTLDETERGAGGFGSTGKN